One Candidatus Zixiibacteriota bacterium genomic window carries:
- a CDS encoding PQQ-binding-like beta-propeller repeat protein has product MAGLYTKYFGDSRHSGYISGSTAAAGELAWIRPIDEVGGQAEARLVLSSGEIVIIDGMNEIFAFSPDGRRLWRRRKYYGTQVALQDGMLYYTTAGKKDRMEAVDLNNSVRLENFLIPDVGNRSYIVLFEPTEKGLIAQVQYASQPDMGTASFVVFHSPRKGFDYDWCRGFQRSQSPLVPLVSFEHRRLVTTIPWEAIVLDIDAAVPMPEPAARFPLPFKKGTAWVSCGAEGSLYWVGHDEQGLHLMVTDFGGNQIWSWSSADNPAVPPLWPIAPPILSAKCAHILTREYLLALSQGKVLWRFALAQSALRACTALADGTLLLTSGGTLYHLNEAGEILFDIKLDEPPVSAPVIDKNGRIYLAGPETLYAID; this is encoded by the coding sequence TCGCGACATAGCGGTTATATCAGCGGGTCCACGGCCGCGGCGGGTGAGTTGGCCTGGATAAGGCCGATCGATGAGGTCGGCGGGCAGGCCGAGGCGCGTCTGGTACTGAGTTCGGGCGAGATTGTTATCATCGACGGCATGAATGAGATATTTGCATTCAGCCCGGATGGGCGGCGACTGTGGCGAAGGCGTAAATACTATGGTACACAGGTGGCCCTTCAGGACGGCATGCTTTATTATACTACGGCCGGCAAGAAAGACCGAATGGAGGCGGTCGATTTGAATAATAGCGTTCGGCTGGAAAATTTCTTGATTCCTGATGTGGGGAACCGCTCATATATTGTACTTTTCGAACCGACTGAGAAAGGCTTGATCGCGCAGGTGCAATACGCCAGCCAGCCCGATATGGGAACCGCCTCCTTTGTCGTGTTTCATTCGCCTAGAAAAGGTTTTGATTATGATTGGTGCCGCGGGTTTCAGCGAAGCCAGAGCCCGCTGGTGCCGCTGGTTTCGTTCGAACATCGCCGCCTCGTGACAACGATTCCGTGGGAGGCAATCGTGTTGGATATCGATGCAGCGGTACCTATGCCGGAGCCGGCGGCGCGGTTTCCTTTGCCTTTCAAGAAGGGAACCGCCTGGGTCAGCTGCGGTGCAGAGGGAAGTCTCTACTGGGTGGGCCATGATGAACAGGGTCTGCATTTGATGGTCACCGATTTCGGCGGCAACCAAATCTGGAGTTGGAGCTCGGCTGATAATCCGGCGGTGCCGCCGCTCTGGCCGATTGCGCCGCCGATACTTTCCGCGAAGTGCGCGCATATCCTGACCCGGGAATATCTTCTCGCTCTGAGTCAGGGTAAGGTTCTCTGGCGTTTTGCCTTGGCTCAAAGCGCGCTGCGAGCCTGCACGGCACTGGCCGATGGGACGCTTCTTCTGACGAGCGGCGGCACGCTGTACCATCTCAATGAAGCGGGAGAAATATTATTCGACATAAAGCTCGATGAACCGCCGGTTTCGGCTCCCGTGATTGATAAAAACGGGAGAATTTATCTGGCCGGCCCGGAGACACTTTATGCTATCGATTAA